In Gemmobacter sp., the sequence CGGTCGAGGTCAGGCGCACCTTCAGGCCCCGCACGCGGCCGATGACGCGGCCGTTGATGACGATGTCATCCGCCACGATCTCGCCCCGGATGGTGGCGCTTTCGCCGACGGTCAGCAGATGGGCGCGGATATCGCCTTCGACGACACCTTCGACCTGGATGTCGCCGGTGGTCTTGAGGTTGCCGACCACGGTCAGATCCGACGACAGCACCGATGCCGCCGGCTTCCCGCGCGAGACGGGTGCGGCAAATTCGGACCCGGACTTGGCACCGGGAGCAGCCGCAGCCTCGGGCACTTTCTTCTCCGGCTCGGGGGCCTTGGGACCGGGTTCATTGATCCTGGATTTAGAAAACATTGCTCGCTGCCTTGATGTAGATCATCGGATTGACGGGCTTGCCGCCCACATGCACCTCGTAGTGCAGGTGATTGCCAGTGGACCGTCCTGTACTGCCCATATCACCGATCCGGTCCCCGCGCGAGACCCGTTGTCCTTCCTTCACGCGGATTTCGGACATGTGAGCATAGAGGGTTTCGATTCCGAACTCGTGCTGCACGATCACCGTCTTGCCATAGCCGGAATGCCAGCCGGCCTTTTTCACCACGCCATCGCCGGCGGTAAAGATCGGCGTTCCGCGGCTGGCGGCGAAGTCGGTGCCGGAATGCATGCGGCGGCCCGCGCCCTTGGGATCGCGGCGGTAGCCGAAGCCCGAGGTAAAGCGGAACCCGCTTTTCACCGGCACGGCAAAGGGCAGCCGCGCGGCGGCCAGGCGATACAGCGCCATGCGGTCCAGCCCGTTCAGCACGGCATTGGCGCGCAGTTCATCATCGGAAATCTCGGCGCCCTTGGTGGACACCCGCAGGGGGCCCAGCGGCCCGCCCTGGCCGGAATAGCCGCGCCGCACCTGGCGCAGCACCTCGTCGGGTTTCAGCCCGGCCGACCGGAACATGCGGTCCAGCGGTTCCATCGACACGGCGACGGCATCTTCCAGCGTGCGGAAAATCTCGTCGTTGCGCTTTTCCATCTTGCGCTTGGCCTCCGACACGGCGCGCGCCTCGGCCCGGGCGGCCTCGGCGGTCTGCACCATGGTGTCGCGTTCCAGCGCGGTGGCGCCCAGCGTGGCGGCCAGCATGTCCAGCGTTGCTTCGGTATCGCGGGCGCGGGCGGCCTCGGGGCTGCCTTCGCCGCCCTTGGCGATCAGCTCGCCCTTCAGCGTGCCCGCCTCGCCGCGCGCCACGTCGCGTTCGCGGATGGTGCGGCGCAGGGTCAGCTGCACCACGTCAAGGCCGGTCTCCACCTCTTTGCGGCGATCCTCGGAGGCCAGCAGCAGCGACTGCATTTCCGAAACCTTGGCCAGCGCCTGGTTGAAGCGTTCCTGCGCCCGCACCGCCTCCAGCGCGCGTTCGTCGCGTTCGCGCGACAGCGCATCCAGCCGGCGTTCGAATTCCACCACCGACCGCTGCGCCTGTTCGCGTGCATTGCCGGCGCTGAGGTAATCAATCATCAGAATCGCCGTGGCCAGGATCGTCCAGGCCACCAGCGCGCCGCCCACGATGGTGGCAATCGCCTGGGTCAGCGGACGCAGCCGGATGAACCGCGTCTCGGCATCGGATTTCAGAAACAGCCTCTGCTCGGGAAACCGTCGTTCAAGTGCGTGATTTACCCGTTGCAATAGGCGTTGCGCCATCGGCCCGTCGTCCCCGTTCCAGATGGCCCGGACCGACGGCCCGGGCAAGTCAGCCGCCCGCCCTTGCAGGCGCGGCCCAGTCCCCGGGCGAATTCTTAACCGCGCAAGGACAGGTCGCGCAACCTTCCGGTTCCCGAAATGGTCAGGACTTCCCTACTTGCGCGAATTCCCGCCGAAGGTTGCGGCGGCTTCCTCGGCCAGCGGCCAGTAGAAATCGGGCGGCAGGCCGGCCTCGGCGCGCTTTTCCTCGTTGAAGGGCGGCTTCAGCGCGCCATGGAAATAGCGCCGCACCAGGTCGTGGAACGCCTCCTTGGGGTCGGTCTCGTGCCGGCCGCACAGGAAATGGAACCACTTCGACCCATAGGCGACATGGCCGACTTCCTCGGCATAGATCACTTGCAGCGCGGCGATCGCGCCATCGTCGCCGGCCTTGCGGAAGATCTCGATCATCTGCGGCGTCACATCCAGCCCCCGCGCCTCCAGCACCATGGGCACCACGGCCAGTCGGCCCATGAAGTCGCTGGCGGTATCCTCGGCCGCGCGCCACATGCCGGCATGGGCGGGCAGGGCGCCGTAATGGCTGCCCTGCGCCTCCAGACAGTCGCACAGCAGGTTGAAATGCTTGCATTCCTCGTCCGCGGCCTTGACCCAGTCGTCATAGAACCCCAGCGGCATCCGCACATCGGCAAAGCGCGCGATGATGTCCCAGTGCAGGTCCACGGCGTTCAGTTCGATATGCGCCACCGCATGCAGCAGCGCCTGCCGCCCGGCCAGCGTGCCGGGCCGCCGCCGCGGCATGTCGCGCGGGGCCAGCAGTTCAGGCCGGTCGGGCCGTGCCGGGCGGTCGGGCGGCGTGGCGCGGCCGATTTCCAGCGGGGTGCCGGCCGCGCGGGCGGCAAACCAGGTGGCCGCATGGCGCCGCCCCAGCGCGGTCTTTTCCCGCCCGTCGGCGCAGGTCAGCACCTCGACCGCCATTTCCGCCAGTGTCGCCATCGCCGCCGCTCCTTCATCAGACGGCATGGCCATACCAAGCCCTGACTGCCCCCGCAAATCCATCTGTCCCGGCGTGCCGCAAGGTCGGGGGGGCAGCGCCCCCCCTTGGTGCTTTCAGCCCGCCCCCAGCACATGCGCCGCGCGGCCCACGATCAGCGGGTCGGGCGCCTGCACCACCAGCGGATCCTTGTCGGGGTAATCCAGCGTTGACAGGAAATGCCGCATGCAGTTCAGCCGGGCGCGCTTCTTGTCGTTGGATTTCACGATCACCCAAGGCGCATCGGCGGTGTCGGTGTAAAAGAACATCGCCTCCTTTGCCTCGGTATAGTCCTGCCACTTGTCCAGGCTGGCCTTGTCGATGGGCGACAGCTTCCAGCGTTTCAGCGGATCGGTCTCGCGCGCCAGGAACCGGGCGTGCTGTTCGGCCTGGGTCACCGAAAACCAGTATTTGTAAAGCCTTATGCCAGACCGCACCAGCATGCGTTCCAGTTCCGGCGCCTGGCGCATGAATTCCAGATATTCTGCCGGGGTGCAGAACCCCATCACCCGTTCCACCCCGGCGCGGTTGTACCAGCTGCGGTCGAAGAACACGATTTCCCCGGCGGTGGGCAGATGCTGCACATAGCGCTGGAAATACCATTCGCCGCGTTCCTTGTCGGATGGCTTGGTCAGCGCGACGGTGCGGGCATAGCGCGGGTTCAGATGTTCCATGAACCGCTTGATGGTGCCACCCTTGCCGGCCGCATCGCGCCCTTCGAACAGGATGACGAATTTCTGCCCGGTGTCCTGCGCCCAGATCTGCACCTTGAGCAATTCGGCCTGCAACCGCGCCTTTTCCTCCTCGTAGGGCCGGCGTCCCAGCGGGTGCGGATAGGGATAGCGCCCCGATTCAAAGCTTGCGCGGATTTGCGCCGGGGTGGCGACCTGCGGCAGGTGGCGCGGCGGGCGGGGGGCGGGGGCTTCGGCCACCTCGGCCACCTCGGGCGGCGGGGCGGGGGTATCCGGGAAGGCTTCGGTCCTGTCTTCGGGCATGCGTTCATCCTTCGGGCTTTGGCCCCGTCACGGGCGTCGCCACAGTATCGCATGAAATGCCCCGCCGTGCCTTGATCGGTGTCAACTGCCGCACCTGAAACAGAAGCGGCGGCACCCAGGATGCCGCCGCTCTGTCGGGGACTAAGGATTTATGAAAAGTTCATCTCAATGCATGGATTCTACGCCTTTCGATGGACCCGGCGCATACCCCGTTCAGGGTATGCGGCGATTTTTTCCGCCCACCCCCATTCAGGCGTTGCGCTCCAGCAGGCGTTCAACCTCGTCCAGCACCTCGGGCCAGCGGGCAAAGAACAGCAACTGCCCGGTATCCTTCAGAAAGCTGATATCCAGATGCGGGAAATCCACCATCAGCTCGCGGATGGTCTGCACCGGCGATTGCGGATCCTGATCGCCCTGCAACAGCCGCACCGGGGCCTTGGTTGCCTGCACCACTGCCGACCAGTCGCGTTCCGACCCCAGGCATTCCTGGGTAAAGGCCGCCGCGCCCTCGCCAGTCGGGTGCAGCAGGGCCTGCGCCGCACCGCTGACCACCGCGGCCCGGATCGCCGGATCGTCGAAGGCGGCCATGTCGGCCGGCGATCCGCCGTTCACCTTGCGAAAGAACGCCTCGGGGCCCAGCCCGCGCGCCAGCGAAAAGCCCGCCTTGACGATAAAGGGCAGCACGCGCGGCGCATAGCGGGCATTGGCCAGGATGAACCGCTGCCACTTGTCCATGCGTTCGTATTGCGCGGGCGTGCGGGCCGGCAGCTGGGTGGCGCAGCCCAGCACGGCGCGCACCAGATCGGGGCGCAGCACCGACAGGTTCAGCGCAAAGCGCAGGTCGGCGCCCTGCGGCATCACCACCGCATCGCGCAGGCCCAGATGATCCATGACGGCGGCGTAATCCTCGGTCACGGCGGCCAGATGGTCGGCGCCGCGCGGCAGGCCCGAGGTGCCGCCATACCAGGCCCGCAGCGGCACGACTACGCGCAGGCCCCGCGCCCGCGCGGCGCGTTCCGCCGCCACCGGCCAGCGGATCAGCCCGAAATCCAGGTGCATGAACAGCAGCGGCGCCCCGGCCGGATCGCCGAATTCGATCCATTCCAGCCGCCGCCCCGCCATGCGCAGCGCCTGCGGCTCGATCCGTTCCAGCCCGGTCACCGGCCCGTCGGGGGTGGCGCGGGCGCCCGGCACCATGGCCACATCCATCAGCCCCAGCACCACGCGCACCAGTTCCTGCTGGCTGTGGGTTTCGGTCTTGGCCAGGATCGACCGCAGCTGCGTGCGCACCGTTTCGGCCGACCGGCCGCGCGCCTCGGCAATGTCGCGCACCGGCTGGCCCAGGGTGATGCCGCGCACGATGTCGGTTTCGGCGGCGGTCAGGCCAAAGGCCTCTTGCACGGTTGCCTCGAATCCTTCGGGCCAGACCAGTTCGGTGGACACGACCAGCGCCAGCGGCGCGCGATCCTCGGTCTCCACCAGGCCCACCCGCATGATGACCACGCTGCCGGTGCTGCGCGACCGCAGGCGCAGCGTCACCGCCTTGTCCGCCCGGCCAAGCGCCACCTTGCGGATCACGCCGCGCAGGGTTTCCACATCTTCGGGGTCAAAGGGCAGGGCGGCCAGCGGGCTGCCATCGGCGATGCCGAAGGCCAGCCGCGCGGCGCGGTTGCAGGCGGCAATGCCCGGCCCGCCATCGGCCACGAACGCGGCGGATCGCGGAATGTCATCCAGCACGTCGTGCCGGCCCCGGTCGCCGTCTGCCGGGCGATAGCGGTCCAGGAACACGCCGGCGCGGTTGATATGCGGGTCGAGATCCGGGTCGTCCAGCGTGGTTTCCCCGCCCGCGCCGCTGGCACGCAGGGGGGCGGCGCGGCCTTCCCAGACATCCAGAAGTTCTTCCAGCCGGACGGGATCCATCGCGACGTC encodes:
- a CDS encoding ferritin-like domain-containing protein, which produces MATLAEMAVEVLTCADGREKTALGRRHAATWFAARAAGTPLEIGRATPPDRPARPDRPELLAPRDMPRRRPGTLAGRQALLHAVAHIELNAVDLHWDIIARFADVRMPLGFYDDWVKAADEECKHFNLLCDCLEAQGSHYGALPAHAGMWRAAEDTASDFMGRLAVVPMVLEARGLDVTPQMIEIFRKAGDDGAIAALQVIYAEEVGHVAYGSKWFHFLCGRHETDPKEAFHDLVRRYFHGALKPPFNEEKRAEAGLPPDFYWPLAEEAAATFGGNSRK
- the ppk2 gene encoding polyphosphate kinase 2: MPEDRTEAFPDTPAPPPEVAEVAEAPAPRPPRHLPQVATPAQIRASFESGRYPYPHPLGRRPYEEEKARLQAELLKVQIWAQDTGQKFVILFEGRDAAGKGGTIKRFMEHLNPRYARTVALTKPSDKERGEWYFQRYVQHLPTAGEIVFFDRSWYNRAGVERVMGFCTPAEYLEFMRQAPELERMLVRSGIRLYKYWFSVTQAEQHARFLARETDPLKRWKLSPIDKASLDKWQDYTEAKEAMFFYTDTADAPWVIVKSNDKKRARLNCMRHFLSTLDYPDKDPLVVQAPDPLIVGRAAHVLGAG
- a CDS encoding M23 family metallopeptidase, translated to MAQRLLQRVNHALERRFPEQRLFLKSDAETRFIRLRPLTQAIATIVGGALVAWTILATAILMIDYLSAGNAREQAQRSVVEFERRLDALSRERDERALEAVRAQERFNQALAKVSEMQSLLLASEDRRKEVETGLDVVQLTLRRTIRERDVARGEAGTLKGELIAKGGEGSPEAARARDTEATLDMLAATLGATALERDTMVQTAEAARAEARAVSEAKRKMEKRNDEIFRTLEDAVAVSMEPLDRMFRSAGLKPDEVLRQVRRGYSGQGGPLGPLRVSTKGAEISDDELRANAVLNGLDRMALYRLAAARLPFAVPVKSGFRFTSGFGYRRDPKGAGRRMHSGTDFAASRGTPIFTAGDGVVKKAGWHSGYGKTVIVQHEFGIETLYAHMSEIRVKEGQRVSRGDRIGDMGSTGRSTGNHLHYEVHVGGKPVNPMIYIKAASNVF
- a CDS encoding LuxR C-terminal-related transcriptional regulator, with translation MTAPDPDLPPAPFPGPDAPGHAGLGRAERAAIVDRLYDVAMDPVRLEELLDVWEGRAAPLRASGAGGETTLDDPDLDPHINRAGVFLDRYRPADGDRGRHDVLDDIPRSAAFVADGGPGIAACNRAARLAFGIADGSPLAALPFDPEDVETLRGVIRKVALGRADKAVTLRLRSRSTGSVVIMRVGLVETEDRAPLALVVSTELVWPEGFEATVQEAFGLTAAETDIVRGITLGQPVRDIAEARGRSAETVRTQLRSILAKTETHSQQELVRVVLGLMDVAMVPGARATPDGPVTGLERIEPQALRMAGRRLEWIEFGDPAGAPLLFMHLDFGLIRWPVAAERAARARGLRVVVPLRAWYGGTSGLPRGADHLAAVTEDYAAVMDHLGLRDAVVMPQGADLRFALNLSVLRPDLVRAVLGCATQLPARTPAQYERMDKWQRFILANARYAPRVLPFIVKAGFSLARGLGPEAFFRKVNGGSPADMAAFDDPAIRAAVVSGAAQALLHPTGEGAAAFTQECLGSERDWSAVVQATKAPVRLLQGDQDPQSPVQTIRELMVDFPHLDISFLKDTGQLLFFARWPEVLDEVERLLERNA
- a CDS encoding polymer-forming cytoskeletal protein: MFSKSRINEPGPKAPEPEKKVPEAAAAPGAKSGSEFAAPVSRGKPAASVLSSDLTVVGNLKTTGDIQVEGVVEGDIRAHLLTVGESATIRGEIVADDIVINGRVIGRVRGLKVRLTSTARVEGDIIHKTIAIESGAHFEGSVQRQDDPLSEGRPGLAAH